The genomic DNA AACAATCTTTCTGGGCAGGTTCCTGCCGAGTTGGGCGAATTCAAGAAGCTGGTGAACCTCTCTCTGTACTCGAACAGGTTGACGGGTCCTCTGCCTCAGAAGCTTGGATCTTGGGCGGAATTCAATTTCATCGACGTGTCCGATAACTTATTGACCGGTTCAATCCCACCAGATATGTGCAAACAAGGTACTATGAAGAAGCTTTTGCTGCTTAACAACAGATTCACCGGCGAAATTCCGGCCAACTACGCCAATTGTTCGACTCTGCTTCGTTTCAGAGTCCCCAATAACTTGCTCTCCGGTACCGTTCCCACCGGAATCTGGGGTTTACCCAACGTGAACATATTCGATATCTCGTCGAATAATATCCAAGGCCCGATTACCTCCGATATCAAGAACGCCAAGTCTCTTGGGCAGTTGTTAGTCGGAGGCAATCGCTTATCGGGTGAATTACCGGCCGAGATCTCGGGCGCTACCTCGCTGGTATCGATTCAACTGAACGACAATCAGTTCTCGGGAAATATCCCTTCCGGTGTTGGTGAATTGAAGCAACTCAACAGCCTTCATCTACAAAACAACAAGTTCTCTGGTTCGATACCAGATACGTTAAGCACCGGCGTTTCTCTCACCGACATAAACATGGCTAACAATTCGCTTTCGGGTCAAATCCCATCCTCTTTGGGATCTCTACCGACTCTTAATGCTCTGAATCTCTCCAACAACCAACTTTCCGGTGAAATTCCGGGGACTTTTTCGTCTCTTCGACTAAGCCTTCTGGATCTGTCTCACAACAGGTTGACCGGTCCCGTGCCGCAATCTCTGTCACTCGCAGCGTATAACGGCAGCTTCGCTGCAAATCCAGGCCTATGCAGCTCAATCATCGGCTCCGTATTCCCTCGTTGTCCTTCGGCTTCAGGCATGTCCAGGGAAGTCCGTACACTCATCATTTGCTTCGCAGTGGGTACTGCTTTATTGATTGCGTCTCTGGTGTACTCTTTCTACTTaaagaagagggaaaagaaTCATAGCCGTTCGTTGAAGGATGAATCTTGGGACGTGAAGTCCTACCACGTGTTGAGCTTCACGGAGGATGAGATTCTTGATGCTGTCAAGCAAGAGAATCTGATTGGAAAAGGTGGTTCTGGCAACGTGTACAAGGTGGTGCTCGCTAACGGTAAAGAGCTTGCTGTGAAGCACATATGGAACGCTGATTCCAGAGGTACTGGCCGGAGCACCACCGTGCCGATGCTCGGAAAGCGCGGCGGGAAGTCCAAGGAATTTGATTCCGAGGTGCAGACTCTGAGCTCCATAAGGCATGTGAATGTGGTGAAACTGTATTGCAGCATCACCAGCGAGGACTCGAGCTTGTTGGTGTATGAGTTTTTACCGAATGGGAGCTTGTGGGATCAGCTGCATTCGTGCCGGAAGACGGAGCTCGATTGGGAGACGAGGCATGAGATTGCGGTGGGAGGAGCCAAAGGGTTGGAGTATTTGCATCATGGGTATGAGAGGCCGGTGATTCACCGGGATGTCAAGTCCAGTAATATTTTGCTGGATGAGTTTTTGAAGCCAAGGATTGCTGATTTTGGGCTTGCTAAGATTGTTCAGGCCAATGGCGGCAGAGATTCCACCCATGTCATTGCTGGAACACACGGCTATATTGCTCCTGGTTAGTGAATTATCAGATTCCTtactttgtcttttttctttgattctttgataaagttaatgaatttttctttgaatttgttgATACTGCAGAATATGGGTATACATACAAAGTAAATGAGAAGAGTGATGTGTATAGTTTTGGTGTTGTGCTGATGGAGCTAGTGACCGGAAAAAAACCGATCGAGCCGGAGTACGGGGAGAACAAGGACATAGTGAGTTGGATTTGCAGCAAGTTGAAGGACAGAGAGAGCATACTAAGTGTGGTGGACTCAAGAATTCCAGAGGCTTTCAAGGAAGATGCAATCAAGGTACTGAAAATTGCAATTCTCTGCACAGCAGCACTTCCGGCACTTAGGCCAACGATGAGAACCGTAGTCCAAATGCTTGAGGAAGCCGCGCCATATAAATTGGTCGGAATCGCCATTGGCAAAGATGGTGCTAGTAAGAGAAATGAAGTGAAGGGTACTGAGAAAACAAGTCCAGACCTTTAAGGTTTTGGTCATGATCTCCATTGTCCTGCGAGGTGTAACATAGCATTATTGTGTAATAATAGATGAGAGCTGAGGTTATTTGTAGATATCAGTGATAAAAAGCCTCTAGATTTTTGTGTTCTGTAACATAGAGGAATAAAAAATGAGGGTGATGGGCGGTTCCCTTTAAGCAATTGAATCCATATATGTTTACTTTCTCTTCCCAATTGCAGCTTCTCAAGAATGCAGCATACATTTGCAGGGAAAGAATGAAATATATGTCATGCTCATTATCCTTTGCTTTCGGGATTTATTCTTTTCTCACAGCAAATAGTTCCCTCTACACTTGATCATTTGTGGCAGCAAAGAGGAGGAAACAGTACCCAGAAATGGAACTCAGATTTTatcaaagaaaaccaaaagacTCATGCCAGCCTGCAATTTCCTACGAACTCCTAACCATGCTTGCTCTCCAATAATTGACAGAATGAGTTATTTGTCCTCTCCTGGGAAAGatgaaccaaaaaataaaaaataaaatggaaaagaaagaaataaagaagacAAGAATAATATTAGGAGGAGAGTTGAGACCCTACTTGCTTttctgattattttttttaagaaattttttaatttagccTGTTAAATCGATATTTGTCcttaaaacatgtaatttttactttcacttt from Corylus avellana chromosome ca6, CavTom2PMs-1.0 includes the following:
- the LOC132184113 gene encoding receptor-like protein kinase 7; the encoded protein is MSPPHTSRPHLYHSFYILCFFLSLLSGVKSDELQILTRLKSSLQGSTTDVFSSWESSSSPCNFAGITCDSNNLVTEIELSNKNLTGTVPLDSICQLQSLERLSLGSNHLHGPITEDLKNCVKLQYLDLANNFFNGSVPDISTLTGLQYLHLNNSGFSGNFPWDSLRNMTGLIRLSLGDNPFNPSPIPSVVVQLTKLDWLYLSNCNIQGPIPAGIGKLTKLINLEFSDNYMTGEIPEEIGNLVNLWQLELYNNSFTGKLPASFRNLTKLEMFDASTNYLEGDMSELRYLTNLVDLQLYVNNLSGQVPAELGEFKKLVNLSLYSNRLTGPLPQKLGSWAEFNFIDVSDNLLTGSIPPDMCKQGTMKKLLLLNNRFTGEIPANYANCSTLLRFRVPNNLLSGTVPTGIWGLPNVNIFDISSNNIQGPITSDIKNAKSLGQLLVGGNRLSGELPAEISGATSLVSIQLNDNQFSGNIPSGVGELKQLNSLHLQNNKFSGSIPDTLSTGVSLTDINMANNSLSGQIPSSLGSLPTLNALNLSNNQLSGEIPGTFSSLRLSLLDLSHNRLTGPVPQSLSLAAYNGSFAANPGLCSSIIGSVFPRCPSASGMSREVRTLIICFAVGTALLIASLVYSFYLKKREKNHSRSLKDESWDVKSYHVLSFTEDEILDAVKQENLIGKGGSGNVYKVVLANGKELAVKHIWNADSRGTGRSTTVPMLGKRGGKSKEFDSEVQTLSSIRHVNVVKLYCSITSEDSSLLVYEFLPNGSLWDQLHSCRKTELDWETRHEIAVGGAKGLEYLHHGYERPVIHRDVKSSNILLDEFLKPRIADFGLAKIVQANGGRDSTHVIAGTHGYIAPEYGYTYKVNEKSDVYSFGVVLMELVTGKKPIEPEYGENKDIVSWICSKLKDRESILSVVDSRIPEAFKEDAIKVLKIAILCTAALPALRPTMRTVVQMLEEAAPYKLVGIAIGKDGASKRNEVKGTEKTSPDL